One Mycolicibacterium sp. ND9-15 genomic window, TGCTCATATTGATGCTGGTGTGCCTGTCGATTCCTGGTGCCGCCATGATGGCCGATTAAGGCGCGATCGCGTCGCTCAAGCCTTTGACGGTTGCCGATTTCTGCAGGGGGGTCGTCGAACTGCCCCGATCACGACCCTCACGCCGATCTCGCGGCAGTGAGAGCGGACTATTGCGACTTGTCGGCCTCTGCTTGATCGCCGTCTCCGCCGGCCTCTGCTTGATCGCCGTCTCCGCCGGCTTCTGCTTGATCGCCGTCTCCGCCGGCTTCCATCTCGCGAAGCTCGCGCTTGAGGATCTTGCCCGTTGGATTACGCGGCAGCTCATCGAGGAAGACCACCTCGCGCGGCACCTTGTAGCGGGCCAGGTTCTCACGGACGTATTCCTTGATCTCGACCTCACCGATCGAGGCGCCGTCCGTCTTCACCACGAAGGCCCGCAGCCGGTGGCCCCACTCCTTGTCCTCGACGCCCAGCGCGGTGGCTTCCACGACCTCGGGGTGCCCGCTGATCAGATCCTCGACCTCCGCCGGGAACACGTTCTCCCCGCCAGAGACGATCATCTCGTCGTCGCGACCGCTGACGTAGAGCAGCCCGTCCTCGTCGAAATAGCCGACGTCGCCCGACGACATCAGGCCGTCGACGATCTGCTTGTGGCCACCGCCGGTGTAGCCCTCGAACGGGAAGAAGTTACCGACGAAGATCCGCCCGACCTCACCCTGCGGCAGTTCCTTGCCGTTGTCGTCGAGGATCTTGACCTTGACCCCTTTGACGACGGGGCCGACCGTAGCCGGGTTCTTCTCCAGGTCCTGGGGCCGCGCGATGGTGGCGAACGCGATCTCGGTCGATCCGTACAGGTTGTAGATGACGGGTCCCAGCGTCTTGAGCGCCCGCTGCGCCATCTCGGCGCCCAGCTGCGACCCCGACACGAACACAATCCGCAGCGACGACAGGTCGGGCTTGCGCTCCATTGCGTCGAGCGCGTCGAGCATGCGTGACAACATCACCGGTACCACCACCACCGCGGTGACCTTGTGCTTCTCGATGTCCTCGAGCACGGTCGCGGGCTTGAAGCGCCGCCGCAGCACCAGCGTGGTGCCAAGCATCATCGCAATCGTCGCGTGCAAGAAACCCAACGCGTGGAACATCGGCGCCGGCAACGCCGTCACCTCGCCGCCCTTGAACGGTACGTGCGACAGCACGCCACCGATCGGAGCCAGGGTCGGCGGCGTACTTCTGTTGGCGCCCTTCGGCGTTCCGGTCGTCCCGCTGGTCAGGATGATCACCGACGAATGCTTGGTCGCCTTGGGTGCGGGCTTGCCCGTGTGGTGGGAGACGAAATGCTCGAGAGTCTCGTCGGTACTGCCGGACGGCTCGTCCTTGTCGGGGTTCACGCCGAGCGCCCGGAGCTTGCCCAGCGGTGGATCGGCCTTGGACACGGCCTGGCAGTACTCGTCGTCGTAGATGATCAGCTTGGCGCTCTCGCGTTCGCACACCTCCTTGACCTGCGGACCCGAAAACTCGCTGTTGAGCAGGATGATGCGCGCACCGGTCCGGGCAGCGCCGTAGAAAGCGGCGAGGAACCAGCGGTGGTTGCGGGCCAGGATCGCGACCCCGTCACCGCCCTTGACGCCCTTCTCCAACAGGCCGTTGGCCACCGAATGGGCGGCGTCGTCGAGTTCGGAGAAGGTCATCTCCCCGAAGTCGTCGATGATCGCGGTGCGGTCGGGTGTCCGGCGAGCATTGAGCGCGGGGATCATTCCGAACTCGCCCCAGCGCCGGATGTCGGCGAGCATCGCGGCGATGTTCTGCGGCGGTTCGAGCTTGAACGCACCGGCGCCGAACATCTTGGCCGCGTAGTGCAGCTCGGCCGACCCGCGCTCGACGAGCTGTTGAGCCTTGGCGACCGCTTGAGACGGGAGATCGCTGAGCCTGGACTTACTTGCCATGGACCCACAATATGTGACCGGCGTCGCACTCCGGCCGGGAAACTAGCATGACGCTATGGCCGCACCCCGGTACCTGGAGGTCGAGGGCCGGCGGGTGCCCATCACCCATCCCGACAAGGTCGTCTTCCCCGATCTCGAGGTGACCAAGTCGGACCTGATGCGCTATTACCTCAGCGTCGCCGACGGTGCGTTGCGCGGGGTGCGGGACCGGCCGATGATCCTCAAGCGGTTCGTCAAGGGCATCACCGAAGAGGCGGTGTTCCAGAAACGAGCGCCACGGAACCGGCCAGATTACGTCGACGTCGCCGAGCTGAAGTACGCTTCCGGGACGTCGGCTGCCGAAGCGGTTCTGCGCGACGCGGCCGGCCTGGTCTGGGTGGTGAACCTCGGGTGTGTCGACATGAACCCCCATCCGGTGCGGGCCGACGACCTGGCCCATCCCGACGAACTGCGCGTCGACCTCGATCCGATGCCCGGTGTGGCGTGGCCACAGATCATCGATGTCGCCATGGTCGCCCGCGAGGTGCTCGAGGATCATGGGCTGACGGCGTGGCCCAAGACGTCGGGATCACGAGGCTTTCACATCTACGCCCGGATTCAGCGACGGTGGCCGTTCAAGTTCGTCCGGCTCGCCGCTCAGGCGGTGGCGCGCGAAGTCGAACGCCGCGCGCCCGACATCGCGACCGCACGCTGGTGGAAAGAGGAACGCGAAGGCGTGTTCGTCGACTTCAACCAGAACGCGTTCGACCGGACCGTCGCCTCGGCCTACTCGGTACGCGCGACGCCGGATGCCCGGGTGTCGACGCCATTGCTCTGGAACGAAGTGCCACACTGCCGGCCGGAGGCGTTCACGATCGCGACGGTGCCGCAGAGGTACGCAGAGCGCGGCGACCCGTGGGAAGGCATCGACGATTCGGCGGGCTCGCTGGACGCGCTGCTCGGCCTTGCCGACCGGCTCGGCCCGGCGGAGAAGGCACCACGCGGTGCGAAGCGTTCTGGCGCAAAGGACGGTCGCCGTATCTCGTCGAAGCCGCTGATCGAAATCGCCCGGACCAAGACCAAGGACGAGGCGATGGCAGCGTTGGAGGAATGGCGAAGACGTTACCCGTCGGTAGCCGAAAAGCTCGAACCCCCAGATGTTCTCGTCGACGGTATGCGCGGGCCCAGTTCGATCTGGTATCGCATCCGGATCAACCTCCAACATGTGCCCGAAACTCAACGGCCGGCGCAGGAGAAGTTGATCGCCGATTACAGCCCGTGGGCGAACTACTCCGGACCCCAGGGGACGGGCAACGGCTGACATATTTGCTGAGCGAAGCAAATTCGGCTTCTTACCAAAGTATTAGCCGCCGCTCCCGGTTGCCTTAACTTGATCGCTTAACTTGAACACCAAGGTCAAGTCCGAGGGGCTTTGGGAGGCAGTGATGTACGGAAATCCGACATTCGACTGCGCCGGCGCCCAGCTTCACGCGGTGTGCCGCCAGCTGGCGACGGTCGTGACGGTCGATGGAATCGTCGATGCGGCCAACATCGAACGGATCACCGCGCTCGCCGGCCGGTTCGTGCTTGCCGAGAAGCCGTTCGTTCTCGACCTGAGCGGTGTGAATTCCTGTATGGGACAGATTGTTTCGCTGATGTACGACGTCGATGAGTACTGCTTCCACGCCGGTGTGGAATGGTCGGTCATCGCCAGCGATGCTGTGCAGCGCGCGCTGAGCGCTGCCGGGGTGAGCGTGCCGGTCGCCGAGTCGGTGCCGGACGCGCTTCAACAGTTCGCCGACAGCATCGACCAACGACGCCGACTGTTGCCGTTGTTGATCAGTAGAACCGCATAGCGGGGAGGCTACGAAGTGCTACTCGACATTCGCTGGCTCGGTTACCTGCTTGGCCGTCGGCATCCGACGGCCAAGCAGACCGGCCACTCCGCTCACTGAATCATCGACGCCGTCGCGCCCTCGACGCCCGATGCGATGGATCGTCGACGGGATGAACGTGATCGGATCCCGACCGGATGGCTGGTGGCGCGACCGTCACCGCGCGATGGTCGCCCTCGTCGAGCGATTGGAACGCTGGCGGCCTGACGGCGACCAAGTCACGGTGGTGTTCGAACGCCCACCGAAGCCACCGATCGTCTCGCCCGTCGTCACCGTCGCGTATGCACCGCATCCGGCGGCCAACTCGGCAGACGACGAGATCGTGCGGCTGGTCCACGCCGACGACGGCCCAACCGGCATTCGCGTCGCGACCTCCGACCGAACCCTCGCCGAGCGGGTGAGGGCCGCAGGCGCATCCGTCTACCCGGCGGAGAAGCTGCGCGATCTCATCGACCCGCGGTGACGCCCTCCGCCCGCCAGTCGGGCGAGCGGCCTAAGTGGCGCAGCACGCGGTCGAGGTCGCTCGTCGCCTCGCCCTGCGTGACGGCGTGGGCGAACGGCGCGTTGTCCGCATCGCGGATGTCGCCGTCCGGAACCGCGAACGCCAGCGGCAGGACAGCCTCGATCACCTCGGCGGGCAGCGCGAACGGCACACCAAGGCTGCGGGCGACGTCCCAGCCGTGCACCACGTAGTCGACGAAGTGGAAGCCGATGGCCATCTCACCGGGCACGGTGGCGTCCTCGCCGAACTCCGGTAGCGCGAACGTCGCCTCCAGCACACCGTCGGCGCTGAACGCATCGAGCACGTCGGCGGCGGCCGCGGCGTAGGCGCCGGCGGGGTCCACGCGGACCGCGGCGGCGACGGTCGCGGGGTCCCACACCGCTAGGTCAGCACCCGCGCCGCGCGCGGCAGCGGCAAAACCGTTGTGCTGCACGGTGATATGTGTCACCAGATCGGCAAGGTCCCAGCCCGCACACGGTGTCGGCCGATCGAGGTCGCTGGGCGCGACATTACCGACGATGTCGATGGAGGCGGTGACGGCGATCCGGTGGAGTGGTCGAGGGTCATTAGTAATAATCATATGTTTATAATAGGCGTCTGCATATTATTGGTCAACGCTTAATATTCAGCCATGCCGCCGAAGCCGAGACGACCGGACCTCGCGGCCATGCTCGCCCCGCTGCTGCGCCGGCTGATCGCGCTCGAGACGCCGATCCTGGCCGCGCACGACGTGTCGATGTGGGGGTACAGCGTCCTTCTCGCGCTCGACGAGTCGCCGGTGCGGACCCAGGCCGCGCTCGCCGAGGCGATCGGCGCCGACAAGACCCGGATCATCGCCACTCTCGACGAGTTGCAGGCCAACGGTCTCATCGAGCGGCGACCCGATCCGGCCGATCGCCGCGTACGGTTGCTGGCCATCACCGACGCCGGCCGCGCCCGCAAGGACGCGGTCCAGACGGAGATTCAGCGCGGGGAGGAGCGGTGGCTGTCGGTGTTGTCGACCGCCGACCGCCGGGTGTTTCTGCGGGCTCTGCACGAGATGACGCGCATCGACGGCAACCCATAGGGTCTGACCGATGAATCGCCTGGACCGCTTCTTCGAGATCTCGGCGCGGGGATCGACGGTCGGCGCAGAGGCACGCGGTGGCCTGGTCACGTTCATCGCGATGGCCTACATCCTCGTGCTGAACCCGATCATCCTGTCGAGCCCCGAGGACGTCACCGGCCAGAGGCTTCAGTTCGACGAGATTTCGGCGGTGACCGCGCTGGCCGCGGGCGTGATGACGATCCTGTTCGGGCTCATCGCGCGAATGCCGTTCGCGTTCGCCGCCGGCCTCGGCATCAACTCGTTCGTCGCGACGACGCTCGTCGGCTCCCTCACCTGGGCCGAGGCCATGGGGCTGGTGGTGATCAACGGGCTCATCATCGTCGTGCTGGCCGCGACCGGGTTGCGACGCCTGGTGTTCGACGCCGTGCCGATGCAGCTCAAGCTCGCGATCACGGCGGGCATCGGGCTGTTCATCCTGTTCGTCGGCCTGGTCGACGCAGGCTTCATCGGTTCCACCGGCCTGGCGTCACCGCCGGTCGGCCTGGGCGGCGACGGCGGCGGCTCGATCAGCACCGTGCCTACCGTCGTCTTCACGTTCACGCTGCTGCTGACGGGAATCCTGGTGGCCCGAAAGGTGCGGGGCGGCATCCTGATCGGGCTTGTCGCCGGCACCGTCGTCGCGGTCGTGATCGAGGCGATCTGGCACCTCGGCTCGGCGGCCGAGAGGCCCGGCGGGTGGAGCCTGTCGGTGCCGAGCCTGTCGGGCTCACCGTTCGCACTGCCGGACCTGTCGCTCGTCGGCGCCGTCAGCATGGACAGCTTCGGACGCATCGGGGTGATCGCCGCGACCATGTTCGTGTTCACGCTCGTGTTCGCGAACTTCTTCGACGCGATGGGCACCTTCACCGGGCTGGCCCGGGAGGCGGGACTGGCCGACGATCAGGGCACGTTCCCGCGCCTGCGGTCGGCGCTGATCGTCGAAGGTGCCGGCGCGGTGGTCGGCGGCGCATCCTCGGCGTCATCGAACACGGTCTTCGTCGAATCAGGCGCGGGTATCGGCGAGGGCGCCAGGACCGGCCTGGCGAACCTGGTGACCGGCGTGTTGTTTCTCGCGGCGATGTTCATCTCGCCGCTGGCGTCGGTGGTGCCGACGGAGGTGGCAGCCGCCGCGCTGGTGATCGTCGGCTCGATGATGGTGTCGCACCTGCGCCACATCGACATCTCCGAGTTCTCGGTCGCGCTGCCCGTGGTGCTGACCGTGGCAACGATGCCGTTCTCGTATTCGATCGCCAACGGCATCGGCGTCGGCTTCATCGCCTGGGCGGTGCTGCGCTCGGCAGCGGGAAAGGCCCGCGAGATCAGCCCACTGTTGTGGGTCGTCGCCGCGGGCTTCCTGCTGTACTTCGCGCGGGGTTGGATCGAGTCGCTGATCGGGATCTAGCGCGGGTCAGCGGTCGGCTTGCCGGGCGTCTTTCTCGGCTTCGGCGAGGTCCTCGATGGTGTCCGCCTGCGCGCGGGTCGTCGCGGCGTCGACGCGCTTTTCCTGCGCGTCTGCCATCTTGACGCTGGCGGCCTTCGCCGCACCGCGATCGCCGGCCTCGATCTGTTCTTCCTCGCGGCGCTTCGCGGTCTCCACGTTCTTCTTGCGCTGCTCGGCGACCTCATCGGCCCGCTTGCTGTTCGCGACGACCTTGTTCTCCGCCGATTCGACAGCCGCGCGCTTACGCTGCTGGGCCTCGGTGTGCGCCTGCCGGGCCTCGGCCTCGGTCTCCTCGAAGGCCTGCTGCTTGTCCTGCAGCGCCTTCTCCTGGGTCGCCTTTAGGTCTTTATCGGCCTGCTTGAGGTTCTCGTCGGCGGCCGCGTCCAGGCGGGCCGCGCGGCGCAGCGCGTCGCTGCGCTCGACCAACGTGGCACCCCGCTTACTGATCTCGGGATCACGGAGCGCGGCGCCGACGGCGGTGTCCAGCAGCCCCAGCGAGCGCTGGTAGAAGAGCCGGGCAGGGGCTTCGTCGTCCAGCTGTGCGACGAACCGGTCGTCGATCAACTGCAGCGGCATGCGGGCCACCTGGTACTGAAACTTCAGCACCGCCCTCGGAATAGCGGTCAGGCTCATCGTCAAGCTCCTTTTGCGCCCTGATCAGGCGTCGTTGTCGAGGTTTTCGGCCTGCCGCCGGATGCGGGCGGCTTCCGCTTTCGCGCTTGCCGACTCTTGTACGGCTTCGCGGTGGTCTTCGAGCGTTCCGGCGAGCTGGGTGTCGGCGTCGTGGACCTCCGCCCGCTGCTCGGCCCTGGCTCCACGCGCCTTGCGCTCCGCGTCGAGCTCGGCCTGGGTGCGCTCCTGGTCGAGCTGCCGGTGTGCGGCATCCTCGGCGGCGCGCTTCTGCGCGGCCTTCTGGTCGTCCACCGTGCCCTTCTCGGCGGCCGCCTCGGCATTGACCGCGGTGCGCGCCTCGGCGCCTTCGCGCCTGGCCTCGGCCACGTCGGTACGGGCCTGCCGCGCCTCGGCATCTGCGACCGCCTCGATTGTGTTGGCCTCTTTGCGCCGTTTGGCTTCGGCCTGCTGAAGTTGGCCTTCGGCGGTCAGCGAGTCGTTTCCGGTGATCGCGCCGAACATCTCCTTGGCCTTGCCCTTCACCGAGTCGACCAGGCCTTCACGTGCCTGTCCGGCCTTATCGTGGTCCGTCATTGGGGCCTCCTCTCGAGGGCATAGGTTCCACATCGGCGACGATCCGAAACACGGGGCTGCGATCATGTGGGGCGTGCTGGCGACGATCCCGGTCATCGCGCTCACCGGCTACCTCGGCGCGGGCAAGACCACCCTGCTCAACCACGTGCTGCGCCAGCCAGGCGCCCGCGTCGGCGTCGTCATCAACGACTTCGGCGAGCTCAACGTCGACGCCGCGCTGGTCACCGGGCAGGTCGACGAACCGGCGTCGATCGCCGGCGGCTGCATCTGCTGCCTGCCTGACGAGGGCGGGCTCGACGACGCGCTCGCCAAGCTCGCCGAGCCCAGGCTCGACCTGGACGCCATCATCGTCGAGGCCAGCGGCCTGGCCGATCCGATAGCGATCTCGCGCATCATCCGGTTCAGCGGCGTGGACCGGGTGCGCCCCGGCGGCCTCGTCGACGTCATCGACGCAGCGGCGCACTTCGACACCGTCGATGACCACGCCACCCCGCCGGCCCGATACGGCGCGGCCTCGCTGGTGGTCGTCAACAAACTCGACCGGATTCCGGACGACGCCCGCGAGGAGGTCCTGGAGCGGATCGAACGGCGTGTGCACGAACGCAATCCGGATGCGCATGTCGTCGGCGCCACCGCTGGCCGGGTCGATCCCGCGCTGCTGTACGACGTGACCGGATCCGCCGATGTCGGCGGCCAACTCTCGTTGCGCGAACTGCTCGTCGACACCGCCGCGGACGACGCCGACGAGCACCCACACGTGCACGCCCGCTCGGTCACCGTGACCAGTGATGGTTGCGTCGAGCCCGGGGCGCTCGTCGACCTGCTCGAGCGGCCGCCCGCGGGGGTGTACCGACTCAAGGGCACGGTTGCGGTCCGCTACCGCGACCGGAGACGTCGCTACGTGGTCAACGTCGTCGGTACCTCGATTCACCTTGCGAACGCCCCGTCATCGGCGGTCACCAACGCGCTCGTCGCGATCGGGACCCGCCTAGACGCCGAGGATGTGCGCGAGCGCATCGAGGCCGCACTGGCACCGTGCGACGGCCCGGCGTCGGCCGCGGGAGTCCGACGGCTGCAGCGTCACCGCCGCCTGAGTATCTGATTACGGTGAGCTGATGAGCACCGAGGAGCAGCGCGCCGGGGTGCGGTTGACCAATCTCGACCAGGCGCTGAGCCCGGATGCCGGCGCCACCAAGCGCGACTTGATCGACTACCTCGACCTGGTGGCCGAACGGATTCTGCCCGGGCTGGCCGGACGTCCCTTGACCGTGCTGCGGGTACTGCGCGGACGGGCACCGTTCATGCAGAAGAACGTGCCGAAGTACACCCCGGACTGGGTGAAGACGGTCTCGATGTGGGCGGAGTCGTCGCATCGCGACGTGCGCTACGCCCTGTGCGACGACCGGCGCACCCTGCTGTGGCTGGCCAACCAGCGCGCCGTCGAATTCCACCCGACGCTCGGTCTGGCCGACAACATCTATCGCCCAACGCATCTGGTGCTCGACCTCGACCCGCCGGCGGGCAGCGACTTCGGATCGGTCGTCGCCACCGCTCTCCTTGTCCGGCAAGCCCTTTCGGACTGCGGCCTGACGGGCGCGGTGAAGACGAGCGGCGCCAAAGGCGTGCACGTATTCGTCCCCGTCGACGACACCGCGCCGGTCGACGACATCGCCGCGGCCACCCGAGCCCTGGCTGTGCGCGCGGAGGCCGTCGACCCCGATTGTGCGACAACGGCTTTCATCGTGGCGGATCGAGACGGCAAGGTGTTCATCGATTCCACCCGGGTCGGCGGCGCGACCGTCGTCGCCGCCTACAGTCCCCGGTTGCGTCCCGGCACACCGGTGTCGTTCCCGGTGGCCTGGTCCGATCTCGACCGCGTCACCCCGGCGGATTTCACCGTGCACACCGCGGTCGACGCCTTGGCCGGCCGCGACCCGTGGGCCGAGGCGATGCCCGCTCCGCAGACGGTGCCCATCGATCTGATCGAGCAAGGCAGGACCATTCCCGTGGCGCGGGTGGCGGCGATGCACGAGGGCAGGCGCCGGGCGCGTGCGCGCCGGATTCAGCGATCCGATTAACGGGTATGGCCCAGCGCATCAGCGAGGCCCGTGGTTGAGGGGGTCCGGGAATGGTGGGCTGGCTGGACCGGTTGCAACGACGCAACCGTGGCGTGGGGTTCGTCATCGCTGTGATCTACAAGTACGTCGACGACCAGGGCGGCTACCTCGCGGCGCTGATCACCTATTACGCGTTCGTGTCGCTGTTCCCGCTGCTGCTGCTGATGACGACCGTGACGGGCGTCATTCTGGTCGGCCACCCGGAACTGCAGCAGCAGGTGCTCCAGTCCACGCTGAGTCAGTTCCCGGTCATCGGGTCACAGCTGCAACGACCCGAACAGCTCAGCGGCGGGCTCACCGCCGTCGTGGTCGGCATCGCCGGCGCCCTGTACGGCGGGCTCGGTGTCGGTCAGGCCCTGCAGAACGCGATGGACTCGGTCTGGGCGGTGCCCCGCAACAATCGCCCGGACCCGATCCGGTCGCGGCTGCGCAGCCTGCTTCTGTTGTTCGTCCTCGGCTCGGCCGCGATCGCCGCCACCGTGCTGTCGGCGGTCGGCCACGCGACCGCCGGCCTCGGGTGGCTCGGCAAGGTCGGCGTCACCGTCGCCACCGTGGCGATCAACGCGCTCATCTGCCTGGTCGCCTTTCGGGTCACCACCGCGCGGCACGTGACCTACCGCGACGTGCTGCCCGGTGCGCTCGCGGCGGCGGCGATCTGGCAACTGCTGCAGTGGTTCGGGGCGAACTACGTAGCCCACGTCGTCAAGTCGACGAGCGCCACCAACAGCGTGTTCGCCTTGGTGCTCGGCCTGCTGGCGTTCCTGTACCTGGTCTCGGTGACACTGGTGATGTGCGCCGAGGTCAACGTCGTGCGGGTCGACCAG contains:
- a CDS encoding CobW family GTP-binding protein translates to MWGVLATIPVIALTGYLGAGKTTLLNHVLRQPGARVGVVINDFGELNVDAALVTGQVDEPASIAGGCICCLPDEGGLDDALAKLAEPRLDLDAIIVEASGLADPIAISRIIRFSGVDRVRPGGLVDVIDAAAHFDTVDDHATPPARYGAASLVVVNKLDRIPDDAREEVLERIERRVHERNPDAHVVGATAGRVDPALLYDVTGSADVGGQLSLRELLVDTAADDADEHPHVHARSVTVTSDGCVEPGALVDLLERPPAGVYRLKGTVAVRYRDRRRRYVVNVVGTSIHLANAPSSAVTNALVAIGTRLDAEDVRERIEAALAPCDGPASAAGVRRLQRHRRLSI
- a CDS encoding IF2 family translation initiation factor gives rise to the protein MPLQLIDDRFVAQLDDEAPARLFYQRSLGLLDTAVGAALRDPEISKRGATLVERSDALRRAARLDAAADENLKQADKDLKATQEKALQDKQQAFEETEAEARQAHTEAQQRKRAAVESAENKVVANSKRADEVAEQRKKNVETAKRREEEQIEAGDRGAAKAASVKMADAQEKRVDAATTRAQADTIEDLAEAEKDARQADR
- a CDS encoding MarR family winged helix-turn-helix transcriptional regulator, translating into MPPKPRRPDLAAMLAPLLRRLIALETPILAAHDVSMWGYSVLLALDESPVRTQAALAEAIGADKTRIIATLDELQANGLIERRPDPADRRVRLLAITDAGRARKDAVQTEIQRGEERWLSVLSTADRRVFLRALHEMTRIDGNP
- a CDS encoding YihY/virulence factor BrkB family protein; amino-acid sequence: MVGWLDRLQRRNRGVGFVIAVIYKYVDDQGGYLAALITYYAFVSLFPLLLLMTTVTGVILVGHPELQQQVLQSTLSQFPVIGSQLQRPEQLSGGLTAVVVGIAGALYGGLGVGQALQNAMDSVWAVPRNNRPDPIRSRLRSLLLLFVLGSAAIAATVLSAVGHATAGLGWLGKVGVTVATVAINALICLVAFRVTTARHVTYRDVLPGALAAAAIWQLLQWFGANYVAHVVKSTSATNSVFALVLGLLAFLYLVSVTLVMCAEVNVVRVDQLHPRALLTPFTDDVDLTSADRRTYSRRAKAERLKGFQRVSVRFDTERGSGQG
- a CDS encoding CsbD family protein; translated protein: MTDHDKAGQAREGLVDSVKGKAKEMFGAITGNDSLTAEGQLQQAEAKRRKEANTIEAVADAEARQARTDVAEARREGAEARTAVNAEAAAEKGTVDDQKAAQKRAAEDAAHRQLDQERTQAELDAERKARGARAEQRAEVHDADTQLAGTLEDHREAVQESASAKAEAARIRRQAENLDNDA
- a CDS encoding NCS2 family permease; translation: MNRLDRFFEISARGSTVGAEARGGLVTFIAMAYILVLNPIILSSPEDVTGQRLQFDEISAVTALAAGVMTILFGLIARMPFAFAAGLGINSFVATTLVGSLTWAEAMGLVVINGLIIVVLAATGLRRLVFDAVPMQLKLAITAGIGLFILFVGLVDAGFIGSTGLASPPVGLGGDGGGSISTVPTVVFTFTLLLTGILVARKVRGGILIGLVAGTVVAVVIEAIWHLGSAAERPGGWSLSVPSLSGSPFALPDLSLVGAVSMDSFGRIGVIAATMFVFTLVFANFFDAMGTFTGLAREAGLADDQGTFPRLRSALIVEGAGAVVGGASSASSNTVFVESGAGIGEGARTGLANLVTGVLFLAAMFISPLASVVPTEVAAAALVIVGSMMVSHLRHIDISEFSVALPVVLTVATMPFSYSIANGIGVGFIAWAVLRSAAGKAREISPLLWVVAAGFLLYFARGWIESLIGI
- a CDS encoding anti-anti-sigma factor, producing MNTKVKSEGLWEAVMYGNPTFDCAGAQLHAVCRQLATVVTVDGIVDAANIERITALAGRFVLAEKPFVLDLSGVNSCMGQIVSLMYDVDEYCFHAGVEWSVIASDAVQRALSAAGVSVPVAESVPDALQQFADSIDQRRRLLPLLISRTA
- a CDS encoding DNA polymerase domain-containing protein; amino-acid sequence: MSTEEQRAGVRLTNLDQALSPDAGATKRDLIDYLDLVAERILPGLAGRPLTVLRVLRGRAPFMQKNVPKYTPDWVKTVSMWAESSHRDVRYALCDDRRTLLWLANQRAVEFHPTLGLADNIYRPTHLVLDLDPPAGSDFGSVVATALLVRQALSDCGLTGAVKTSGAKGVHVFVPVDDTAPVDDIAAATRALAVRAEAVDPDCATTAFIVADRDGKVFIDSTRVGGATVVAAYSPRLRPGTPVSFPVAWSDLDRVTPADFTVHTAVDALAGRDPWAEAMPAPQTVPIDLIEQGRTIPVARVAAMHEGRRRARARRIQRSD
- a CDS encoding TIGR03086 family metal-binding protein encodes the protein MIITNDPRPLHRIAVTASIDIVGNVAPSDLDRPTPCAGWDLADLVTHITVQHNGFAAAARGAGADLAVWDPATVAAAVRVDPAGAYAAAAADVLDAFSADGVLEATFALPEFGEDATVPGEMAIGFHFVDYVVHGWDVARSLGVPFALPAEVIEAVLPLAFAVPDGDIRDADNAPFAHAVTQGEATSDLDRVLRHLGRSPDWRAEGVTAGR
- a CDS encoding DNA polymerase domain-containing protein, which codes for MAAPRYLEVEGRRVPITHPDKVVFPDLEVTKSDLMRYYLSVADGALRGVRDRPMILKRFVKGITEEAVFQKRAPRNRPDYVDVAELKYASGTSAAEAVLRDAAGLVWVVNLGCVDMNPHPVRADDLAHPDELRVDLDPMPGVAWPQIIDVAMVAREVLEDHGLTAWPKTSGSRGFHIYARIQRRWPFKFVRLAAQAVAREVERRAPDIATARWWKEEREGVFVDFNQNAFDRTVASAYSVRATPDARVSTPLLWNEVPHCRPEAFTIATVPQRYAERGDPWEGIDDSAGSLDALLGLADRLGPAEKAPRGAKRSGAKDGRRISSKPLIEIARTKTKDEAMAALEEWRRRYPSVAEKLEPPDVLVDGMRGPSSIWYRIRINLQHVPETQRPAQEKLIADYSPWANYSGPQGTGNG
- the fadD2 gene encoding long-chain-fatty-acid--CoA ligase FadD2; this translates as MASKSRLSDLPSQAVAKAQQLVERGSAELHYAAKMFGAGAFKLEPPQNIAAMLADIRRWGEFGMIPALNARRTPDRTAIIDDFGEMTFSELDDAAHSVANGLLEKGVKGGDGVAILARNHRWFLAAFYGAARTGARIILLNSEFSGPQVKEVCERESAKLIIYDDEYCQAVSKADPPLGKLRALGVNPDKDEPSGSTDETLEHFVSHHTGKPAPKATKHSSVIILTSGTTGTPKGANRSTPPTLAPIGGVLSHVPFKGGEVTALPAPMFHALGFLHATIAMMLGTTLVLRRRFKPATVLEDIEKHKVTAVVVVPVMLSRMLDALDAMERKPDLSSLRIVFVSGSQLGAEMAQRALKTLGPVIYNLYGSTEIAFATIARPQDLEKNPATVGPVVKGVKVKILDDNGKELPQGEVGRIFVGNFFPFEGYTGGGHKQIVDGLMSSGDVGYFDEDGLLYVSGRDDEMIVSGGENVFPAEVEDLISGHPEVVEATALGVEDKEWGHRLRAFVVKTDGASIGEVEIKEYVRENLARYKVPREVVFLDELPRNPTGKILKRELREMEAGGDGDQAEAGGDGDQAEAGGDGDQAEADKSQ
- a CDS encoding NYN domain-containing protein; amino-acid sequence: MRWIVDGMNVIGSRPDGWWRDRHRAMVALVERLERWRPDGDQVTVVFERPPKPPIVSPVVTVAYAPHPAANSADDEIVRLVHADDGPTGIRVATSDRTLAERVRAAGASVYPAEKLRDLIDPR